In a single window of the Phocoena phocoena chromosome 14, mPhoPho1.1, whole genome shotgun sequence genome:
- the LOC136133981 gene encoding small ribosomal subunit protein uS13, translating to MSLVIPEKFQHILRVLNTNIDGRRKIAFAITAIKGVGRRYAHVVLRKADIDLTKRAGELTEDEVERVITIMQNPRQYKIPDWFLNRQKDVKDGKYSQVLANGLDNKLREDLERLKKIRAHRGLRHFWGLRVRGQHTKTTGRRGRTVGVSKKK from the coding sequence ATGTCTCTAGTAATCCCCGAGAAGTTCCAGCACATTTTGCGAGTACTCAACACCAACATCGATGGGCGGCGGAAAATTGCCTTTGCCATCACTGCAATTAAGGGTGTGGGGCGAAGATATGCTCATGTGGTGTTGAGGAAAGCAGACATCGACCTCACCAAGAGGGCAGGAGAGCTCACTGAGGATGAGGTGGAACGTGTGATCACCATTATGCAGAATCCACGCCAATACAAGATCCCAGACTGGTTCTTAAACAGACAGAAGGACGTGAAGGATGGAAAATACAGCCAGGTCCTGGCCAACGGTCTGGACAACAAGCTCCGTGAAGACCTGGAGCGACTGAAGAAGATTAGGGCCCACCGAGGGCTCCGCCACTTCTGGGGACTTCGTGTACGAGGCCAGCACACCAAGACCACAGGCCGCCGTGGCCGCACCGTGGGTGTgtccaagaagaaataa